In Streptomyces alboniger, the following are encoded in one genomic region:
- the yidD gene encoding membrane protein insertion efficiency factor YidD, giving the protein MKYPLLALIKLYQWTISPLLGPVCKYYPSCSRYGYLAIDRHGAIKGTALTAWRILRCNPWSLGGVDHVPPRKRPRWHEMLRAAWRERKGGPSAAGGPTGALPPSTAAETETPSHAQGA; this is encoded by the coding sequence ATGAAGTACCCGCTGCTGGCCCTGATCAAGCTGTACCAGTGGACGATCAGTCCACTCCTGGGCCCGGTGTGCAAGTACTACCCGTCGTGTTCCCGCTACGGCTATCTGGCCATCGACCGGCACGGCGCGATCAAGGGAACGGCGCTCACTGCCTGGCGCATCCTTCGGTGCAACCCGTGGTCGCTCGGTGGTGTCGACCATGTTCCGCCGCGCAAGCGTCCGCGGTGGCACGAGATGCTGCGCGCCGCCTGGCGCGAACGCAAGGGCGGGCCCTCCGCCGCAGGCGGGCCGACCGGGGCTCTTCCCCCGAGCACGGCTGCCGAGACCGAGACCCCGTCCCATGCTCAAGGAGCCTGA
- the rnpA gene encoding ribonuclease P protein component produces MLPTEHRLRRREDFATAVRRGRRAGRPLLVVHLRSGAMDPHVPGETLPPTRAGFVVSKAVGGAVVRNTVKRRLRHLMRDRLASVPPGSLVVVRALPGAGDADHAQLARDLDAALQRLLGGGAR; encoded by the coding sequence GTGCTGCCTACCGAGCATCGGCTGAGGCGGCGCGAAGACTTCGCGACCGCGGTACGACGAGGGCGCCGGGCTGGTCGCCCGCTCCTCGTCGTCCATCTACGTAGCGGTGCAATGGACCCGCACGTGCCTGGGGAGACCCTTCCCCCGACACGTGCGGGTTTCGTTGTCAGCAAGGCCGTGGGTGGAGCAGTCGTACGCAATACGGTGAAGCGCAGGCTTCGCCACCTCATGCGTGACCGGCTGGCCTCCGTGCCCCCCGGTAGCCTGGTAGTCGTACGAGCGCTGCCCGGAGCGGGTGACGCCGACCATGCACAGCTGGCCCGAGACCTGGACGCCGCCTTGCAGCGGTTGCTGGGAGGGGGCGCGCGATGA
- the rpmH gene encoding 50S ribosomal protein L34, with product MSKRTFQPNNRRRAKTHGFRLRMRTRAGRAILASRRGKGRARLSA from the coding sequence GTGAGCAAGCGCACCTTCCAGCCGAACAACCGTCGTCGCGCCAAGACCCACGGCTTCCGGCTGCGCATGCGCACCCGTGCCGGCCGCGCGATTCTCGCGTCCCGCCGTGGCAAGGGTCGCGCCCGCCTGTCCGCCTGA
- the dnaA gene encoding chromosomal replication initiator protein DnaA, whose product MWPRVLEHLLGEGRGQGVEAKDERWLRSCQPLALVADTALLAVPNEFAKGVLEGRLAPVVSETLTRECGRPIRIAITVDDSVGEPPGPPAPPMQHQNGQQQSHQQRYEEPELPSGSGQGRDSYDGYGRRPSDEHQSGSRSDQMPSARPAYPDYQRPAPGAWPQQQPPQDDYGWQQPRLGFPDRDPYASPAQQPQHDYRSQPPQERSPYEQQRSEQQDRRERHDMPDSSGDHRGHRDPRDHRDPRDHRGNAGHGGHGVHRGGPVGPTSSSGAPGPLAAQPAPATGPGEPTARLNPKYLFDTFVIGASNRFAHAAAVAVAEAPAKAYNPLFIYGESGLGKTHLLHAIGHYARSLYPGTRVRYVSSEEFTNEFINSIRDGKGDSFRKRYREMDILLVDDIQFLADKESTQEEFFHTFNTLHNANKQIVLSSDRPPKQLVTLEDRLRNRFEWGLITDVQPPELETRIAILRKKAVQEQLNAPPEVLEFIASRISRNIRELEGALIRVTAFASLNRQPVDLGLTEIVLKDLIPGGEDAAPEITATAIMAATADYFGLTVDDLCGSSRSRVLVTARQIAMYLCRELTDLSLPKIGAQFGGRDHTTVMHADRKIRALMAERRSIYNQVTELTNRIKNG is encoded by the coding sequence GTGTGGCCACGAGTTCTGGAACATCTGCTGGGTGAGGGGCGGGGTCAGGGCGTCGAGGCGAAGGACGAGCGGTGGCTCAGGAGCTGCCAGCCCCTGGCGCTGGTCGCCGACACGGCGCTGCTAGCCGTCCCGAACGAATTCGCCAAGGGCGTACTCGAGGGACGCCTCGCACCCGTGGTCAGCGAGACCCTGACCCGCGAGTGCGGCCGCCCGATCCGCATCGCCATCACGGTCGACGACTCCGTGGGCGAGCCGCCGGGTCCGCCGGCGCCGCCGATGCAGCACCAGAACGGCCAGCAGCAGTCGCACCAGCAGCGTTACGAAGAGCCCGAGCTGCCCTCCGGGTCCGGTCAGGGGCGCGACTCGTACGACGGTTACGGGCGCCGCCCCTCGGACGAGCACCAGTCGGGCTCCCGGTCCGATCAGATGCCGTCCGCCCGGCCCGCCTACCCCGACTATCAGCGGCCGGCCCCGGGCGCCTGGCCGCAGCAGCAGCCGCCGCAGGACGACTACGGCTGGCAGCAGCCGCGGCTCGGCTTCCCCGACCGCGATCCCTACGCGAGCCCGGCCCAGCAGCCGCAGCACGACTACCGCTCGCAGCCGCCGCAGGAGCGCTCGCCGTACGAGCAGCAGCGCTCCGAGCAGCAGGACCGGCGCGAGCGCCACGACATGCCCGACTCGTCCGGCGATCACCGGGGCCATCGCGATCCCCGCGATCACCGCGACCCGCGTGACCACCGGGGCAATGCCGGGCACGGCGGCCACGGAGTGCACCGGGGCGGTCCGGTGGGCCCCACGTCGTCGAGCGGCGCCCCCGGCCCGCTGGCCGCGCAGCCGGCGCCCGCGACGGGACCCGGCGAGCCGACCGCGCGGCTCAACCCCAAGTACCTCTTCGACACCTTCGTCATCGGTGCGTCCAACCGCTTCGCGCACGCGGCCGCGGTCGCCGTCGCCGAGGCGCCCGCGAAGGCCTACAACCCGCTCTTCATCTATGGGGAGTCCGGGCTCGGCAAAACGCATCTTCTGCACGCGATCGGGCACTACGCCCGCAGCCTGTACCCCGGCACGCGCGTGCGGTACGTGAGCTCCGAGGAGTTCACCAACGAGTTCATCAACTCCATCCGCGACGGCAAGGGCGACAGCTTCCGCAAGCGCTACCGCGAGATGGACATCCTGCTGGTCGACGACATCCAGTTCCTCGCGGACAAGGAGTCGACGCAGGAGGAGTTCTTCCACACCTTCAATACGCTCCACAACGCGAACAAGCAGATCGTCCTCTCCAGCGACCGGCCGCCCAAGCAGCTGGTGACCCTGGAGGACCGGCTGCGCAACCGCTTCGAGTGGGGACTGATCACCGACGTCCAGCCGCCCGAGCTGGAGACGCGTATCGCCATCCTTCGCAAGAAGGCGGTGCAGGAGCAGCTGAACGCCCCTCCGGAAGTGCTCGAGTTCATCGCGTCGCGGATCTCGCGGAACATCCGTGAGCTGGAGGGCGCGCTGATCCGGGTCACGGCGTTCGCGTCGCTGAACCGACAGCCCGTGGACCTGGGGCTCACGGAGATCGTCCTCAAGGACCTGATCCCGGGCGGGGAGGACGCGGCTCCGGAGATCACGGCGACGGCCATCATGGCCGCGACCGCCGACTACTTCGGGCTGACGGTGGACGACCTGTGCGGATCCTCGCGCAGCCGCGTCCTGGTGACGGCCCGCCAGATCGCCATGTACCTGTGCCGCGAGCTGACAGACCTCTCCCTGCCGAAGATCGGGGCGCAGTTCGGCGGCCGTGACCACACGACCGTCATGCACGCGGACCGCAAGATCCGCGCACTGATGGCCGAGCGGCGCTCCATCTACAACCAGGTCACCGAGCTGACCAACCGCATCAAGAACGGCTGA
- the dnaN gene encoding DNA polymerase III subunit beta: MKIRVERDVLAEAVAWAARSLPARPPAPVLAGLLLKAEEGALSLSSFDYEVSARVSVDAEVDEEGTVLVSGRLLADICRALPNRPVEISTDGVRATVVCGSSRFTLHTLPVEEYPALPQMPTATGTVPGEVFASAASQVAIAAGRDDTLPVLTGVRIEIEGDTVTLASTDRYRFAVREFLWKPENPEASAVALVPAKTLLDTAKALTSGDTVTLALSGSGAGEGLIGFEGAGRRTTTRLLEGDLPKYRTLFPTEFNSVAVIETAPFVEAVKRVALVAERNTPVRLSFEQGVLILEAGSSDDAQAVERVDAQLDGDDISIAFNPTFLLDGLSAIDSPVAQLSFTTSTKPALLSGRPAVDAEADDAYKYLIMPVRLSG; this comes from the coding sequence GTGAAGATCCGGGTTGAACGCGACGTACTCGCGGAGGCGGTGGCCTGGGCGGCGCGCAGCCTCCCGGCCCGGCCGCCTGCGCCCGTCCTCGCAGGCCTGCTGCTGAAGGCCGAGGAAGGCGCACTGAGCCTGTCGAGCTTCGACTACGAGGTCTCGGCGCGCGTCTCGGTGGACGCCGAGGTGGACGAGGAAGGCACGGTCCTCGTGTCCGGCCGCCTCCTCGCGGACATCTGCCGCGCGCTCCCCAACCGCCCGGTGGAGATCTCCACAGACGGTGTACGGGCGACGGTCGTCTGCGGCTCCTCGCGATTCACACTCCACACGCTTCCTGTGGAGGAGTACCCCGCGCTGCCGCAGATGCCGACCGCCACCGGCACCGTCCCCGGTGAGGTCTTCGCCTCCGCCGCCTCCCAGGTGGCCATCGCCGCGGGCCGCGACGACACACTGCCCGTGCTGACCGGCGTACGCATCGAGATCGAGGGCGACACGGTCACCCTGGCCTCCACCGACCGCTACCGCTTCGCGGTCCGCGAGTTCCTGTGGAAGCCGGAGAACCCCGAGGCGTCCGCGGTCGCCCTGGTCCCCGCCAAGACGCTCCTGGACACCGCCAAGGCGCTCACGAGCGGCGACACGGTCACCCTGGCGCTGTCCGGCTCGGGCGCGGGCGAGGGCCTGATCGGTTTCGAGGGCGCGGGACGGCGTACGACCACGCGTCTCCTCGAGGGCGACCTGCCGAAGTACCGCACGCTGTTCCCGACCGAGTTCAACTCGGTGGCCGTGATCGAGACCGCCCCCTTCGTGGAGGCCGTCAAGCGCGTGGCCCTGGTCGCCGAGCGGAACACCCCGGTGCGGCTCAGCTTCGAGCAGGGCGTGCTGATCCTGGAGGCCGGCTCCAGCGACGACGCACAGGCTGTGGAAAGGGTCGACGCCCAGCTCGACGGCGACGACATCTCGATCGCCTTCAACCCGACGTTCCTGCTCGACGGCCTGAGCGCGATCGACTCCCCGGTCGCCCAGCTGTCGTTCACGACCTCCACGAAGCCCGCGCTGCTGAGCGGCAGGCCGGCCGTGGACGCCGAGGCGGACGACGCCTACAAGTACCTGATCATGCCGGTACGTCTGAGCGGCTGA
- the gnd gene encoding phosphogluconate dehydrogenase (NAD(+)-dependent, decarboxylating) has protein sequence MELGLVGLGKMGGNMRERIRRAGHTVIGYDRNPDLADVHSLEELVGKLKGPRVVWVMVPAGAATQSTVDELSELLQPGDVVVDGGNSRWTDDEKHAEELRAKGIGFVDCGVSGGVWGLENGYALMYGGDKDDVAKVQPIFDALKPEGDFGSVHAGKVGAGHFAKMVHNGIEYAMMQAYAEGWELLEKVDSVTDVREVFRSWQEGTVIRSWLLDLAVNALDDDEHLEGLRGFAQDSGEGRWTVEAAIDNAVPLPAITASLFARFASRQDDSPQMKMIAALRNQFGGHAVEKK, from the coding sequence ATGGAGCTCGGTCTCGTCGGCCTCGGCAAGATGGGCGGCAACATGCGCGAGCGCATCCGCCGCGCAGGTCACACCGTCATCGGATACGACCGCAACCCGGACCTCGCGGATGTCCACAGCCTGGAAGAGCTTGTGGGCAAGCTCAAGGGCCCGCGGGTCGTGTGGGTGATGGTCCCCGCCGGGGCCGCGACGCAGTCCACCGTCGACGAGCTGTCCGAGCTCCTCCAGCCTGGTGACGTCGTCGTCGACGGCGGCAACTCCCGCTGGACGGACGACGAGAAGCACGCCGAGGAGCTGAGGGCCAAGGGCATCGGCTTCGTCGACTGCGGTGTCTCCGGCGGCGTCTGGGGCCTGGAGAACGGCTACGCCCTGATGTACGGCGGCGACAAGGACGACGTCGCCAAGGTGCAGCCGATCTTCGACGCGCTGAAGCCCGAGGGCGACTTCGGCTCGGTGCACGCGGGCAAGGTCGGCGCGGGCCACTTCGCGAAGATGGTCCACAACGGCATCGAGTACGCCATGATGCAGGCCTACGCCGAGGGCTGGGAGCTGCTGGAGAAGGTCGACTCGGTCACGGACGTCCGTGAGGTCTTCCGCTCCTGGCAGGAGGGCACGGTCATCCGTTCCTGGCTGCTCGACCTCGCGGTCAACGCCCTGGACGACGACGAGCACCTGGAGGGCCTGCGCGGCTTCGCCCAGGACTCCGGAGAGGGCCGCTGGACCGTCGAGGCGGCCATCGACAACGCCGTGCCGCTGCCGGCGATCACCGCGTCCCTCTTCGCCCGCTTCGCCTCGCGGCAGGACGACTCGCCGCAGATGAAGATGATCGCCGCGCTGCGCAACCAGTTCGGCGGCCACGCGGTCGAGAAGAAGTAA
- the recF gene encoding DNA replication/repair protein RecF (All proteins in this family for which functions are known are DNA-binding proteins that assist the filamentation of RecA onto DNA for the initiation of recombination or recombinational repair.), giving the protein MHVTHLSLADFRSYARVEVPLDPGVTAFVGPNGQGKTNLVEAVGYLATLGSHRVSSDAPLVRMGAERAIIRANVRQGERQQLIELELNPGKANRARINRSSQVRPRDVLGIVRTVLFAPEDLALIKGDPGERRRFLDELITARSPRMAGVRSDYDRVLKQRNTLLKSAALARRHGGRSMDLSTLDVWDQHLARAGAELLAQRLDLISALQPLADKAYEQLAPGGGPVSLEYKPSAPGDGHTREALYEQLTAALEEARKQEIERGVTLVGPHRDDLLLKLGQLPAKGYASHGESWSYALALRLASYDLLRAEGNEPVLVLDDVFAELDARRRERLAELVAPGEQVLVTAAVDDDVPGVLAGARYAVAEGAVERV; this is encoded by the coding sequence ATGCACGTCACGCATCTGTCGCTGGCCGACTTCCGCTCCTACGCCCGGGTCGAGGTCCCTCTCGATCCGGGCGTCACCGCGTTCGTGGGCCCGAACGGACAGGGCAAGACGAATCTCGTCGAGGCCGTCGGCTATCTCGCCACGCTCGGCAGCCACCGGGTCTCCTCGGACGCCCCGCTGGTGCGCATGGGTGCCGAGCGGGCCATCATCCGGGCCAACGTCAGGCAGGGCGAGCGGCAGCAGCTGATCGAGCTGGAACTGAACCCGGGCAAGGCCAACCGCGCCCGCATCAACCGGTCCTCGCAGGTCAGGCCGCGGGACGTGCTGGGGATCGTCCGTACGGTGCTGTTCGCGCCCGAGGACCTCGCGCTGATCAAGGGCGACCCCGGGGAACGGCGGCGTTTCCTCGACGAGCTGATCACCGCGCGCTCCCCGCGCATGGCGGGTGTCCGGTCCGACTACGACCGTGTCCTCAAGCAGCGCAACACCCTCCTGAAGTCTGCCGCCCTCGCCAGACGCCACGGCGGGCGCTCCATGGACCTGTCCACGCTCGACGTCTGGGACCAGCATCTCGCGCGCGCGGGAGCCGAGCTGCTGGCTCAGCGGCTCGACCTGATCTCGGCGTTGCAGCCGCTGGCGGACAAGGCGTACGAGCAGCTGGCGCCCGGCGGCGGACCTGTCTCCCTGGAGTACAAGCCGTCCGCGCCCGGCGACGGCCACACGCGCGAGGCGCTGTACGAACAGCTGACCGCCGCCCTGGAAGAGGCCCGCAAGCAGGAGATCGAGCGGGGGGTCACGCTGGTCGGTCCGCACCGCGACGACCTGCTGCTCAAGCTGGGCCAGCTCCCCGCGAAGGGGTACGCGAGCCACGGCGAGTCCTGGTCCTACGCACTGGCGCTGCGCCTGGCCTCGTACGACCTGCTCAGGGCCGAGGGCAACGAACCGGTGCTCGTCCTCGACGACGTCTTCGCGGAGCTGGACGCGCGCCGCAGGGAGCGGCTGGCGGAGCTGGTGGCCCCGGGCGAGCAGGTGCTCGTCACGGCCGCGGTGGACGACGACGTGCCGGGCGTGCTCGCCGGTGCGCGGTACGCGGTGGCGGAGGGCGCGGTGGAGCGCGTATGA
- a CDS encoding DUF721 domain-containing protein: MSAEEPAKGDPKDGGAPKTPEPSGVDLARVALRAAKEQARARGDAAQQKKQARRGGLRSGARADGRDPLPLGSAINRLITERGWETPAAVGGVMGRWPQIVGDDLAKHCVPQKYDEDERVLTVQCDSTAWATQLRLMAPQLVARLNEDLGHGTVRLIKVLGPGGPPRRFGPLRAPGSTGPGDTYG; the protein is encoded by the coding sequence ATGAGCGCCGAGGAGCCCGCCAAGGGCGACCCCAAGGACGGGGGCGCGCCGAAGACCCCCGAACCCTCCGGCGTCGACCTGGCCCGGGTCGCCCTGCGCGCCGCCAAAGAACAGGCACGCGCGCGTGGCGATGCCGCTCAGCAGAAGAAGCAGGCCCGCCGCGGCGGACTCCGCTCCGGCGCGCGGGCCGACGGGCGCGATCCGCTGCCGCTCGGCTCCGCGATCAACCGGCTGATCACCGAGCGCGGCTGGGAGACCCCGGCCGCGGTCGGCGGGGTGATGGGCCGCTGGCCGCAGATCGTCGGCGACGACCTGGCCAAGCACTGCGTCCCGCAGAAGTACGACGAGGACGAGCGCGTCCTGACCGTGCAGTGCGATTCGACGGCCTGGGCCACGCAGCTGCGCCTCATGGCCCCGCAGCTGGTCGCCCGCCTCAACGAGGACCTGGGCCACGGCACCGTGCGCCTCATCAAGGTGCTCGGCCCCGGAGGCCCCCCGCGCCGCTTCGGCCCCTTGCGCGCCCCGGGCAGCACGGGCCCCGGCGACACCTACGGCTGA
- the gyrB gene encoding DNA topoisomerase (ATP-hydrolyzing) subunit B, with protein sequence MLCQKGRFVADSGNPNENIPSTAAGENGEVNASYDASAITVLEGLDAVRKRPGMYIGSTGERGLHHLVQEVVDNSVDEALAGHADSIDVTILADGGVRVIDNGRGIPVGIHPVEKKPAVEVVLTVLHAGGKFGGGGYAVSGGLHGVGVSVVNALSTKLSVEIKTDGYRWTQDYKSGAPTAPLERHEATQETGTSVTFWADGDIFETTEYSFETLARRFQEMAFLNKGLTIKLTDERESAKATAGADSAEATDDEAAEARTVTYHYEGGIVDFVKYLNSRKGEVIHPTVIDVEAEDKERLLSVEIAMQWNSQYTEGVYSFANTIHTHEGGTHEEGFRAALTGLVNRYAREKKLLREKDDNLTGEDVREGLTAIISVKLGEPQFEGQTKTKLGNTEAKTFVQKVVHEHMTDWFDRHPNEAADIIRKGIQAATARVAARKARDLTRRKGLLETASLPGKLSDCQSNDPTKCEIFIVEGDSAGGSAKSGRDPMYQAILPIRGKILNVEKARIDKILHNQEVQALISAFGTGVHEDFDIEKLRYHKIILMADADVDGQHINTLLLTFLFRFMRPLVEHGHIYLSRPPLYKIKWSRDDFQYAYSDRERDALVEIGRQAGKRIRDDSVQRFKGLGEMNAEELRITTMDQEHRVLGQVTLDDAAQADDLFSVLMGEDVEARRSFIQRNAKDVRFLDI encoded by the coding sequence GTGCTGTGCCAGAAAGGGCGCTTCGTGGCCGATTCCGGCAACCCCAACGAGAACATCCCGTCCACCGCCGCCGGCGAGAACGGCGAGGTCAACGCCTCGTACGACGCCAGCGCGATTACCGTCCTCGAGGGTCTGGACGCGGTCCGCAAGCGACCGGGCATGTACATCGGCTCGACCGGTGAGCGTGGCCTGCACCACTTGGTGCAGGAAGTCGTCGACAACTCCGTCGACGAGGCCCTCGCCGGGCACGCGGACTCGATCGACGTCACGATCCTCGCCGACGGCGGCGTGCGCGTCATCGACAACGGCCGTGGCATTCCGGTGGGCATCCACCCCGTCGAGAAGAAGCCGGCCGTCGAGGTCGTGCTCACCGTGCTGCACGCGGGCGGCAAGTTCGGCGGCGGCGGTTACGCCGTCTCCGGTGGTCTGCACGGCGTCGGTGTCTCCGTGGTGAACGCGCTCTCCACCAAGCTCTCCGTCGAGATCAAGACGGACGGCTACCGCTGGACGCAGGACTACAAGAGCGGCGCCCCGACCGCGCCCCTCGAGCGTCACGAGGCCACCCAGGAGACCGGCACCTCGGTCACCTTCTGGGCCGACGGCGACATCTTCGAGACCACCGAGTACTCCTTCGAGACGCTGGCGCGGCGTTTCCAGGAGATGGCGTTCCTCAACAAGGGTTTGACGATCAAACTCACTGATGAGCGCGAGTCGGCGAAGGCCACGGCGGGTGCGGACTCGGCCGAGGCGACCGACGACGAGGCCGCCGAGGCCCGCACGGTCACGTACCACTACGAAGGCGGCATCGTCGACTTCGTGAAGTACCTCAACTCCCGCAAGGGTGAGGTGATCCACCCGACCGTCATCGACGTCGAGGCCGAGGACAAGGAGCGGTTGCTCTCGGTCGAGATCGCGATGCAGTGGAACTCGCAGTACACCGAGGGCGTGTACTCCTTCGCGAACACGATCCACACGCACGAGGGCGGCACGCACGAAGAGGGCTTCAGGGCCGCGTTGACGGGCCTGGTCAACCGCTACGCGCGCGAGAAGAAGCTGCTGCGCGAGAAGGACGACAACCTCACGGGTGAGGACGTCCGCGAGGGTCTGACGGCGATCATCTCGGTGAAGCTGGGCGAGCCCCAGTTCGAGGGCCAGACCAAGACCAAGCTGGGCAACACCGAAGCGAAGACCTTCGTACAGAAGGTCGTGCACGAGCACATGACGGACTGGTTCGACCGGCACCCGAACGAGGCCGCGGACATCATCCGCAAGGGCATCCAGGCCGCCACGGCCCGTGTCGCCGCCCGCAAGGCGCGTGACCTGACCCGCCGCAAGGGCCTCCTGGAGACGGCTTCCCTGCCGGGCAAGCTCTCCGACTGCCAGTCGAACGACCCGACGAAGTGCGAGATCTTCATCGTCGAGGGTGACTCCGCCGGTGGCTCGGCGAAGTCCGGCCGCGACCCGATGTACCAGGCGATCCTGCCCATCCGAGGCAAGATCCTGAACGTCGAGAAGGCGCGCATCGACAAGATCCTGCACAACCAGGAAGTCCAGGCCCTCATCTCGGCCTTCGGCACCGGTGTGCACGAGGACTTCGACATCGAGAAGCTCCGCTATCACAAGATCATCCTGATGGCGGACGCCGACGTTGACGGTCAGCACATCAACACGCTGCTCCTGACGTTCCTCTTCCGCTTCATGCGGCCGCTGGTCGAGCACGGGCACATCTACCTGTCGCGCCCGCCGCTGTACAAGATCAAGTGGTCGCGGGACGACTTCCAGTACGCGTACTCCGACCGCGAGCGCGACGCCCTGGTGGAGATCGGCCGACAGGCCGGCAAGCGCATCAGGGACGACTCGGTCCAGCGCTTCAAGGGCCTCGGCGAGATGAACGCCGAGGAGCTGCGCATCACGACGATGGACCAGGAACACCGCGTGCTCGGCCAGGTCACCCTGGACGACGCGGCACAGGCCGACGACCTCTTCTCGGTGCTGATGGGAGAGGACGTGGAGGCACGGCGCTCGTTCATCCAGCGCAATGCCAAGGACGTCCGCTTCCTCGACATCTGA